The Gammaproteobacteria bacterium genome has a segment encoding these proteins:
- the tldD gene encoding metalloprotease TldD codes for MSSGTAIEIARRSLFAPGGLENRDLDRALGELLHGGVDAADLYFQVSRHEGWSLEDGIVKDGSHSIEQGVGVRAVSGEKTGFAYSDEIVVPALMQAARSAGAIARAGERGALQAWVSRAGHELYGMADPIASLSDDDKVALLQRVDQATRAIDPRVRQVMASLAAVHEVMLVCSSDGVLAADVRPLVRMNVSVIVEQGGRREQGYAGGGGRVDLQYFLESDRAFEFGREAVRQALVALEAVPAPAGEMVVVLGPGWPGVLLHEAIGHGLEGDFNRKGTSAFSNRIGEKVASDLCTIVDDGTLALRRGSLNIDDEGTPTRRTVLIENGRLAGYMQDKLNARLTGSPPTGNGRRQSFAHLPLPRMTNTYMLPGPHAPEEIIASVEKGVYARNFGGGQVDITSGKFVFSASEAYLIDKGRLGAPIRDATLIGDGPSVLQRVSMVGNDLRLDDGVGTCGKDGQSVPVGVGQPTLRVDRLTVGGTAGAS; via the coding sequence ATGAGTTCCGGTACAGCCATAGAAATCGCCCGACGGTCCCTGTTTGCGCCTGGCGGGCTCGAGAACCGCGATCTCGATCGCGCCCTTGGCGAGCTGCTGCACGGCGGGGTGGATGCCGCTGACCTGTATTTCCAGGTTTCGCGCCACGAAGGCTGGTCGCTCGAGGACGGCATCGTCAAGGACGGCAGCCACAGCATCGAGCAGGGGGTCGGTGTGCGCGCGGTGAGCGGCGAGAAAACCGGCTTCGCGTACTCGGATGAGATCGTCGTGCCGGCGCTGATGCAGGCGGCGCGTTCCGCCGGCGCCATTGCACGCGCCGGCGAGCGCGGTGCGCTGCAGGCCTGGGTGTCCCGGGCGGGCCACGAGCTGTATGGCATGGCCGACCCGATCGCTTCGCTCAGCGATGACGACAAGGTTGCGCTCCTGCAACGCGTGGACCAGGCGACCCGTGCCATCGATCCGCGTGTCCGCCAGGTCATGGCGAGCCTGGCCGCCGTGCACGAGGTCATGCTGGTCTGCTCGAGCGACGGCGTGCTGGCCGCGGATGTCCGCCCGCTGGTGCGGATGAATGTCTCGGTGATCGTGGAGCAGGGCGGGCGCCGGGAGCAGGGGTACGCCGGCGGCGGCGGGCGCGTCGACCTGCAGTATTTCCTGGAGAGCGACCGAGCATTCGAGTTCGGGCGCGAAGCGGTACGCCAGGCGCTCGTGGCACTGGAGGCGGTGCCGGCACCGGCCGGCGAAATGGTGGTGGTGCTCGGTCCCGGCTGGCCGGGCGTGTTGCTGCACGAAGCGATCGGCCACGGGCTCGAGGGTGATTTCAATCGCAAGGGCACCTCGGCCTTCAGCAACCGCATCGGCGAGAAGGTGGCCTCTGACCTGTGCACCATCGTCGATGACGGCACCCTGGCGCTGCGGCGCGGTTCGCTGAACATCGATGACGAGGGGACGCCAACGCGACGCACCGTCTTGATTGAGAACGGCCGACTGGCCGGTTACATGCAGGACAAGCTCAATGCCCGGCTCACCGGGTCTCCGCCGACGGGCAATGGCCGGCGTCAGTCCTTCGCGCACCTGCCGCTGCCGCGCATGACCAACACCTACATGCTGCCTGGGCCGCATGCGCCCGAGGAAATCATCGCTTCCGTGGAAAAGGGCGTGTATGCCCGCAATTTCGGTGGCGGCCAGGTCGACATCACCTCGGGCAAGTTCGTCTTTTCCGCGAGCGAGGCTTATCTCATCGACAAGGGGCGCCTCGGCGCGCCGATACGCGACGCCACCCTGATCGGCGACGGGCCATCGGTGCTGCAGCGCGTATCGATGGTCGGCAACGATCTTCGGCTCGACGACGGCGTCGGTACCTGCGGCAAGGACGGGCAGTCGGTGCCGGTCGGGGTGGGCCAACCCACGCTGCGCGTGGACCGGCTCACCGTCGGTGGTACCGCCGGGGCATCCTGA
- the pmbA gene encoding metalloprotease PmbA — MAQGNSEPGLEELKGRVADALSLARRLGASQAEASASFGSGLSVSVRMRSVETLEYQRDQGLGITVYFGQRKGAASTSDLGAQAIEESVRKACSLARYTAEDPCAGLADAARLAQDIPDLDLWHPWSLDAPAAIELATTCEAEALAADSRVTNSEGAAVSSHDGGRAYGNSHGFLHGYRDTHYSLSCAVLAGRAGQMERDFEFTTARDPADLESAIRVGREAARRAVARLDAVKLDTRSASVLYPARLARGLLGHLIGAISGGAQYRRASFLLDSIGTPVLARCVSIDERPHLAKGLASAPYDDEGVATTDRRLVDQGVLQGYVLGSYSARKLGLSSTGNAGGVHNLVVADTGIDFEGLLAAMGTGLLVTELMGSGVNPVTGDYSRGATGFWVENGAISYPVSEITIAGNLREMYQGIQAVGTDVDVRGGIRSGSILVREMTIAGN, encoded by the coding sequence ATGGCACAGGGAAACAGCGAACCCGGTCTCGAGGAACTGAAAGGCCGCGTGGCCGATGCGCTCTCGCTGGCGCGACGCCTCGGTGCTTCGCAGGCGGAGGCCAGCGCGAGTTTCGGTTCCGGGCTTTCGGTCAGCGTGCGCATGCGGTCGGTCGAAACACTCGAGTACCAGCGCGACCAGGGTCTTGGGATAACCGTATATTTCGGCCAGCGAAAAGGCGCAGCGAGCACGTCCGACCTCGGTGCGCAGGCGATCGAGGAGAGCGTGCGCAAAGCCTGCTCGCTTGCGCGTTACACGGCCGAAGATCCCTGCGCGGGCCTGGCGGACGCCGCGCGACTGGCGCAGGACATTCCGGATCTCGATCTCTGGCACCCTTGGTCGCTGGATGCGCCTGCTGCGATCGAGCTGGCGACCACCTGCGAAGCCGAGGCGCTGGCGGCGGATTCGCGGGTGACGAACTCCGAGGGCGCGGCGGTGAGCAGCCATGATGGCGGTCGGGCCTACGGCAATAGTCACGGCTTCCTCCATGGCTATCGCGACACGCATTACAGCCTCTCCTGCGCCGTGCTCGCCGGCAGAGCCGGGCAGATGGAGCGCGATTTCGAGTTCACCACGGCACGGGATCCGGCCGACCTGGAGTCGGCAATACGCGTCGGGCGGGAGGCAGCCCGTCGCGCGGTAGCGCGGCTCGACGCCGTCAAGCTCGACACCCGGAGCGCATCGGTGCTGTATCCGGCGCGCCTCGCCCGCGGCCTGCTGGGCCACCTGATCGGCGCAATCAGCGGGGGTGCGCAGTATCGCCGCGCGTCATTCCTGCTGGACAGCATCGGCACACCGGTGCTGGCCCGGTGTGTCAGCATCGACGAGCGACCGCATCTCGCCAAGGGCCTTGCCAGCGCGCCTTATGACGACGAAGGCGTGGCCACGACCGATCGCCGCCTGGTCGATCAGGGAGTCCTGCAAGGCTACGTGCTCGGCAGTTATTCGGCGCGCAAACTTGGGCTGAGCAGCACCGGCAACGCCGGTGGCGTGCACAACCTGGTGGTCGCCGACACCGGCATCGACTTTGAAGGGCTGCTGGCCGCGATGGGCACGGGGTTGCTCGTCACCGAACTGATGGGCAGCGGGGTGAACCCGGTGACCGGTGACTATTCGCGCGGGGCGACCGGCTTCTGGGTCGAAAACGGCGCGATCAGTTACCCCGTCAGTGAAATCACGATTGCCGGCAATCTGCGCGAGATGTACCAGGGCATCCAGGCGGTAGGCACGGATGTCGATGTTCGCGGCGGAATCCGCAGCGGTTCCATCCTGGTGCGCGAGATGACGATCGCCGGCAACTGA
- the purE gene encoding 5-(carboxyamino)imidazole ribonucleotide mutase, translating to MSKPLVGILMGSRSDWELMSHASATLDALGIPHEVNAISAHRAPDRVSDYCETARERGLKVLIAGAGLAAALPGVAAAKTPLPVLGVPLPSPALGGMDALLSIVQMPPGVPVGTLAIGKAGAINAALLAAAILALGDERIRDALDAYRAKQTATVLANTDPRAI from the coding sequence ATGAGCAAACCTCTGGTTGGCATTCTGATGGGCTCCCGATCCGACTGGGAACTGATGTCGCATGCCTCGGCGACGCTCGACGCGCTCGGCATCCCCCATGAAGTCAATGCCATTTCCGCCCACCGGGCCCCGGATCGCGTATCGGACTATTGCGAGACTGCCCGTGAGCGCGGCCTCAAGGTGCTGATCGCAGGCGCCGGCCTGGCAGCGGCGCTGCCGGGAGTGGCAGCCGCAAAAACCCCGCTACCCGTGCTCGGCGTGCCGCTGCCATCGCCGGCCCTCGGTGGCATGGACGCGCTGCTCTCGATCGTGCAGATGCCGCCAGGCGTTCCGGTCGGCACGCTCGCGATCGGCAAGGCGGGTGCGATCAACGCCGCGTTGCTCGCAGCAGCCATTCTTGCGCTCGGCGACGAACGCATCCGCGACGCGCTGGATGCGTATCGGGCAAAGCAAACCGCCACCGTGCTCGCCAATACCGATCCGCGCGCGATTTGA
- a CDS encoding carbon-nitrogen hydrolase family protein produces the protein MTTTKIGLATIQMTSVAETAANLHEARRFIELAARQGAKLAVLPENFAFMAADEGARSAMAEVDGSGPIQDSLAAAARECGVWIVGGTIPLASAERERPFAACCVWDDQGRRVGRYDKIHLFDVRVPGSSEAYRESRRTMAGSTPLVIATPFGNLGIAVCYDLRFPELFRAMLDRSVNIIAVPAAFTQRTGQAHWHTLLKARAIENLCYVVAAAQTGEHPGGRLTYGHSMIIGPWGEVLAEAAEGPGVVSATMDEDYLQRLRVQFPALNHRRLPGPGLPVSNGMTVA, from the coding sequence ATGACCACGACCAAGATCGGACTCGCCACCATCCAGATGACATCGGTGGCGGAGACGGCTGCCAACCTGCACGAGGCACGCCGCTTCATCGAACTGGCCGCGCGCCAGGGCGCGAAACTCGCCGTGCTGCCGGAGAATTTCGCCTTCATGGCGGCCGACGAGGGTGCGCGCTCCGCGATGGCCGAGGTCGATGGTAGCGGCCCGATACAGGACAGCCTGGCTGCGGCGGCACGCGAGTGCGGAGTGTGGATCGTCGGCGGAACGATACCGCTGGCGAGCGCCGAACGTGAGCGCCCGTTCGCGGCCTGCTGCGTCTGGGACGACCAGGGCCGGCGCGTCGGCCGTTACGACAAGATCCACCTGTTCGATGTGCGGGTGCCGGGCAGCTCCGAGGCGTATCGCGAGTCGCGGCGGACCATGGCCGGCTCGACGCCGCTGGTCATTGCGACGCCATTCGGCAATCTCGGGATTGCCGTCTGTTACGACCTGCGCTTCCCGGAGCTGTTTCGCGCGATGCTCGACCGCTCGGTCAACATCATCGCCGTACCCGCGGCGTTCACGCAGCGCACCGGGCAGGCGCACTGGCACACCTTGCTGAAGGCGCGTGCCATCGAGAATCTCTGCTACGTCGTGGCGGCCGCCCAGACCGGCGAGCACCCCGGCGGGCGGCTGACTTACGGACACTCGATGATCATCGGCCCCTGGGGTGAGGTGCTGGCCGAAGCAGCCGAGGGCCCGGGCGTGGTCAGCGCGACGATGGACGAAGACTACCTGCAGCGGTTACGCGTGCAGTTCCCGGCGCTCAATCACCGGCGATTGCCGGGTCCGGGGCTGCCGGTTTCGAACGGGATGACAGTCGCATGA